The DNA segment AGACTAAGACTGACTTCGTTTCACTGTTCGATGGGAAATCATTTGACGGATGGAAGAAAGCCGAAGAACACCCAGAGAGTTGGAAGATCGAGGAAGGAAAGCTGTATTGTGATGGCGAGCGATGCCACTTGTTCTACGTCGGCAAAGAAGCGCCGTGGAAAAACTTTCACTTCAGCGCCGAAGTCATGACGACACCAGGCAGCAACGCAGGCATCTATTTCCACACCAAGTATCAAGCCGAGGGATGGCCCAAGGCGGGCTTTGAATGCCAAGTCAACGTTTCACACAAAGACCCCAAAAAGACCAGCAGCTTGTACTCCGTCGTCAATGTTGCCGATCCAGGCGTCAAAGATAATGAATGGTATTTGCAAGAAATCATTGTCAACGGCAACAACGTTGTATTGAAGGTGAATGGCAAAACGATG comes from the Rubripirellula reticaptiva genome and includes:
- a CDS encoding 3-keto-disaccharide hydrolase, which translates into the protein MTLRFLTAALSLIATVAFVSTSAIAESPTETKTDFVSLFDGKSFDGWKKAEEHPESWKIEEGKLYCDGERCHLFYVGKEAPWKNFHFSAEVMTTPGSNAGIYFHTKYQAEGWPKAGFECQVNVSHKDPKKTSSLYSVVNVADPGVKDNEWYLQEIIVNGNNVVLKVNGKTMVDYTEPEGQKAATPDFERLLGEGTFALQAHDPESKVYFRNLKVKRLP